In a genomic window of Occallatibacter riparius:
- a CDS encoding aldose epimerase family protein, which translates to MTTGISVGSKENVVIQAGGCSIRVLPQFGGKIASIHFRGQELLQAPLAPVASRTHTMPFDAADASGWDECLPSVAACTVKTQAASADVPDHGDLWRVPWTVLDSAPHSVTLSSACFSLPLTLRRRLTIDETKKGARISLDYRLTNTGTAPVPWSWAAHPLFTVAEGDRIILPDSIHTLRLEGSGGNRLGKAGDEIQWPIADLADGFHADLSRAEAPDSGIGDKLFAGPMHPDAAWCVLERPSAGVRIKVTFDANATPYLGLWICYGGWPERPGPKQVCVAPEPATAPVDSLAFTGPWSRTLAPGEWSDWPMHVDLETL; encoded by the coding sequence ATGACGACAGGCATCTCTGTGGGAAGCAAAGAAAACGTTGTCATTCAGGCGGGTGGCTGCTCGATTCGGGTTCTCCCTCAGTTCGGCGGCAAGATCGCATCCATCCATTTCCGAGGCCAGGAACTTCTCCAGGCGCCGCTCGCTCCGGTTGCATCGCGCACCCACACCATGCCGTTCGACGCTGCCGACGCCAGCGGCTGGGACGAATGCTTGCCCTCGGTGGCCGCGTGCACCGTCAAGACCCAGGCCGCTTCCGCAGATGTTCCGGATCACGGGGACCTCTGGCGTGTGCCGTGGACGGTTCTTGATTCCGCTCCGCACTCGGTCACGCTTTCCTCAGCCTGCTTTTCGCTGCCGCTTACCCTTCGCCGCAGGCTCACCATCGACGAGACCAAGAAGGGTGCCCGTATCAGCCTCGACTACCGACTCACCAACACCGGGACTGCACCGGTCCCGTGGTCCTGGGCTGCGCATCCTCTCTTCACGGTTGCGGAGGGCGACCGCATCATCTTGCCGGATTCCATTCACACACTCCGCCTCGAAGGGTCGGGTGGTAATCGTCTCGGCAAAGCCGGCGACGAGATTCAGTGGCCCATTGCCGATCTCGCTGACGGCTTTCACGCCGATCTCAGCCGCGCAGAAGCTCCAGACTCCGGCATCGGCGACAAACTCTTTGCCGGACCCATGCACCCCGATGCCGCATGGTGCGTTCTCGAGCGCCCATCGGCCGGCGTACGAATCAAAGTCACATTCGACGCCAATGCAACACCTTATTTAGGTCTTTGGATCTGCTACGGTGGCTGGCCTGAGCGCCCCGGACCCAAACAGGTCTGCGTCGCTCCTGAGCCTGCTACTGCGCCGGTCGATTCCCTGGCCTTCACCGGCCCCTGGAGTCGCACCCTCGCCCCCGGTGAATGGTCCGATTGGCCCATGCACGTTGATCTTGAAACCCTGTAG
- the glgP gene encoding alpha-glucan family phosphorylase, translated as MSTNTTKPFSYESFPPSGLVAYFSMEIAINPGMPTYSGGLGVLAGDTLRSAADLGVPLIAFTLLHRKGYFRQHLDEAGQQTEEVQAWNPADFCTEEPARITVSVEDRTVTVRAWRYDLEGRSGHIVPIYLLDTDLDGNSGWDRGLTDHLYGGDTNYRLQQEIVLGMGGLRMANALGRHVNVYHMNEGHAALLTLALLESQLGGGPLGAATDSDLQVVRNKCVFTTHTPVPAGHDRFSTEQAYRILGGERTARLQKFGAFHEGLLNMTMLALRFCRYANGVAMQHGKVSREMFPEFPIDAITNGVHAPTWLSDPVQHMLDAHIPAWRRDNLFLRNAIDIPVGEVLAAHARAKDALLAEVAARTGLMLNPRVLTLGFARRVATYKRANLLFTDPERLVRIAEQAGGLQILYAGKAHPQDEPGKALIREVVERAHSTGSDLLKVVYLENYAWDLGAALTAGVDVWVNTPRRPYEASGTSGMKAALNGVPSLSILDGWWIEGCIEGVTGWAIEDGADDAAEAHNLYNKLESAVVPLYLQAPEKWGQMMRTTLAFNGSYFNTNRMVKQYTRNAYYPIKLVEHARVEEAAYADQV; from the coding sequence ATGTCCACCAACACGACAAAGCCTTTCTCCTACGAGTCTTTCCCCCCTTCTGGCCTGGTTGCGTACTTCTCCATGGAGATCGCGATCAACCCAGGCATGCCCACCTACTCTGGCGGCCTTGGCGTGCTCGCCGGAGACACTCTGCGTTCGGCCGCCGACCTTGGCGTTCCTCTCATCGCCTTCACCCTCTTGCATCGGAAGGGATACTTCCGCCAGCACCTCGATGAGGCTGGTCAGCAGACCGAGGAAGTGCAGGCCTGGAACCCGGCTGATTTCTGCACCGAGGAACCGGCGCGCATTACCGTCTCGGTCGAGGACCGCACGGTTACGGTACGTGCCTGGCGGTACGATCTCGAGGGCCGCTCCGGCCACATCGTCCCGATCTACCTGCTCGACACCGATCTCGACGGCAACTCGGGCTGGGACCGCGGATTGACCGACCATCTTTACGGCGGAGATACCAACTACCGCCTGCAGCAGGAGATCGTCCTCGGCATGGGGGGGCTTCGCATGGCCAATGCCCTGGGCAGGCATGTAAACGTGTACCACATGAACGAAGGGCATGCCGCGCTGCTTACGCTTGCCCTGCTGGAAAGCCAGCTCGGCGGCGGCCCGCTGGGCGCGGCTACTGACTCCGACCTTCAGGTGGTCCGCAACAAGTGCGTCTTCACCACACACACGCCGGTTCCCGCAGGGCACGACCGCTTCTCGACCGAGCAGGCTTACCGCATTCTGGGCGGCGAACGCACGGCGCGCCTGCAGAAGTTCGGCGCCTTCCACGAAGGCCTGCTGAACATGACGATGCTCGCGCTGCGCTTCTGCCGCTACGCGAACGGCGTGGCCATGCAGCATGGCAAGGTTTCGCGCGAGATGTTCCCGGAGTTTCCCATCGACGCCATCACCAACGGCGTGCACGCGCCCACGTGGCTGTCAGATCCGGTGCAGCACATGCTCGACGCGCACATCCCTGCATGGCGGCGGGACAATCTTTTCCTGCGTAACGCAATCGATATTCCTGTCGGCGAGGTGCTCGCTGCGCATGCCCGGGCCAAGGATGCTTTGCTGGCAGAAGTCGCGGCCCGCACGGGACTGATGCTGAATCCCCGCGTGCTCACACTGGGCTTCGCGCGGCGCGTGGCCACCTACAAGCGAGCCAACCTGCTGTTCACTGATCCCGAGCGGCTCGTCCGGATCGCTGAGCAAGCCGGCGGGTTGCAGATTCTCTACGCCGGCAAGGCGCATCCCCAAGACGAACCCGGCAAGGCACTCATTCGCGAGGTCGTGGAAAGGGCTCACTCCACAGGCAGCGATCTGCTGAAGGTCGTTTATCTCGAGAACTATGCCTGGGATCTCGGCGCGGCGCTGACTGCCGGTGTCGATGTCTGGGTCAATACGCCTCGCCGGCCCTACGAGGCTTCCGGCACCAGCGGCATGAAGGCCGCACTTAATGGCGTGCCTTCGCTTTCCATCCTTGACGGCTGGTGGATTGAGGGCTGCATCGAAGGCGTGACGGGCTGGGCAATCGAGGACGGGGCCGACGATGCTGCGGAGGCACACAACCTCTACAACAAACTCGAGTCGGCGGTGGTTCCGCTTTACCTGCAGGCGCCCGAGAAGTGGGGGCAGATGATGCGCACCACGCTCGCGTTCAACGGCTCCTACTTCAACACCAACCGCATGGTGAAGCAGTACACGCGCAACGCGTACTACCCCATCAAGCTGGTCGAGCATGCCCGCGTGGAAGAAGCTGCGTACGCCGATCAGGTCTAG
- the galK gene encoding galactokinase gives MYDSAQLRSMHQARFGVDPAIFVAPGRVNIIGEHTDYAEGFVMPAAIDFATLAAISPRTDGKVVIYSQNFDEQSEFDAAALPAERRDHWSDYPLGVMAILAGEGHKIPALSLTLWGDVPVASGLSSSAAIEVSTAIAVLSLIGAEYPMPVLARLCQRSENEFVGSSCGIMDQFISANAAEDHALLLDCRDLSFKLAPIPENVALVIANTMVKHAVTGGEYTSRRAQVEEAAAVIARHRPEVHFLRDANLDDLAKYGSEMSSLALKRARHVITENTRTVAAAEALINHDLKELGRLMAEAHVSYSKDFEASCEEADAMVELAQDLPGLIGARLTGGGFGGCTVNLVERQHAREFSAALGQRYAERTGITPQIHICHASGGAHPVQESIQAVR, from the coding sequence ATGTACGATTCCGCTCAGCTTCGCTCTATGCACCAGGCCCGTTTCGGCGTCGATCCCGCGATCTTCGTCGCACCCGGGCGCGTCAACATCATCGGGGAGCATACCGATTACGCCGAAGGCTTCGTCATGCCTGCCGCAATCGACTTCGCCACCCTGGCAGCCATCTCACCCCGTACGGATGGCAAGGTCGTCATCTACTCGCAGAACTTCGACGAGCAGAGCGAGTTCGATGCGGCAGCGCTGCCTGCAGAGCGAAGAGACCACTGGTCGGACTACCCGCTTGGCGTCATGGCCATCCTCGCTGGGGAGGGCCACAAGATCCCTGCTCTCAGCCTCACCTTGTGGGGAGACGTCCCCGTCGCTTCGGGACTATCCAGTTCCGCGGCCATCGAGGTCTCGACCGCAATCGCCGTGCTGTCTCTCATCGGCGCTGAGTATCCGATGCCGGTTCTCGCGCGCCTCTGCCAGCGCTCGGAGAACGAATTCGTCGGCTCGAGCTGCGGCATCATGGACCAGTTCATCTCCGCTAACGCCGCGGAAGACCACGCGTTGCTGCTCGATTGCCGCGACCTCAGCTTCAAACTGGCGCCCATCCCTGAAAACGTTGCGCTGGTCATTGCCAACACCATGGTGAAGCACGCCGTTACCGGTGGCGAATACACCAGCCGCCGCGCACAGGTGGAAGAGGCTGCCGCCGTCATCGCCCGCCATCGCCCGGAGGTTCACTTCCTGCGCGATGCCAACCTCGACGACTTAGCGAAGTATGGGTCCGAGATGAGCTCCCTTGCGCTGAAGCGCGCCCGCCACGTCATCACTGAGAACACCCGCACCGTGGCAGCAGCAGAGGCTCTGATCAATCACGACCTCAAGGAACTGGGCCGGCTCATGGCGGAAGCCCATGTCAGCTACAGCAAGGACTTTGAGGCGAGTTGTGAAGAGGCCGACGCTATGGTGGAGCTAGCTCAGGACCTTCCCGGCCTGATCGGGGCGCGTCTCACCGGGGGCGGCTTCGGCGGGTGCACCGTTAATCTTGTCGAGCGGCAGCACGCCCGGGAATTCTCCGCTGCGCTGGGCCAACGTTACGCCGAACGCACTGGAATCACCCCCCAAATTCATATTTGTCATGCATCAGGGGGGGCACATCCAGTCCAGGAGAGCATCCAAGCTGTTAGGTAA